One Streptosporangium sp. NBC_01495 DNA window includes the following coding sequences:
- a CDS encoding SPFH domain-containing protein produces MSIGKSVAAVVFAVIAVIALISVGGGFERTEPGQVAVVRDGGPLDDSGIRQVIPPDSGLTWVGLWSSVHSYPSQQRIYTITTDAKRASASGVDEVTVPSSDGVNLGIEGTLYFTLNLDQEMLKRFDDRYGTRTYLGQDGESRYAWDGDEGWNAFFIQSVRPVIYNALRSQIGAAECAELLSSCSLVQTTSNKKAAPAVPAVIDSNASITRAQNGINQLLERDLEQLLGGRFFTGLRFTLVRVTLPPEIQAAVNKTQVAQAGIAEAAARASQADVEAESKIRQAEADAKASVALAKGEAKANKELQESYRKCRACVEIDKLNALPDGITVYAPGNSDLVVPAK; encoded by the coding sequence ATGTCCATCGGAAAAAGCGTCGCCGCCGTGGTTTTCGCGGTCATCGCGGTGATCGCCCTGATCAGCGTCGGAGGCGGCTTCGAACGCACCGAACCGGGTCAGGTGGCCGTCGTCAGGGACGGCGGCCCGCTGGACGACTCCGGGATCCGGCAGGTCATCCCGCCCGACTCCGGGCTCACCTGGGTCGGCCTGTGGTCGTCGGTGCACTCCTACCCCTCCCAGCAGCGGATCTACACCATCACCACCGACGCCAAGCGGGCCAGCGCCAGCGGCGTGGACGAGGTGACCGTGCCGAGCTCCGACGGGGTGAACCTCGGTATCGAGGGCACTCTCTACTTCACGCTCAACCTCGACCAGGAGATGCTCAAGCGCTTCGACGACAGGTACGGCACCCGCACCTATCTGGGCCAGGACGGCGAGTCCCGCTACGCGTGGGACGGGGACGAGGGATGGAACGCGTTCTTCATCCAGTCCGTGCGACCGGTGATCTACAACGCCCTGCGCAGCCAGATCGGCGCCGCCGAATGCGCCGAGCTGCTCTCCTCCTGCTCTCTGGTGCAGACGACCTCCAACAAGAAGGCCGCCCCCGCCGTCCCCGCCGTCATCGACAGCAACGCCTCCATCACCCGCGCCCAGAACGGCATCAACCAGCTGCTGGAGCGCGACCTGGAGCAGCTGCTCGGCGGCCGTTTCTTCACCGGCCTGCGGTTCACGCTGGTCCGGGTGACGCTGCCGCCCGAGATCCAGGCCGCGGTGAACAAGACCCAGGTCGCCCAGGCGGGGATCGCCGAGGCCGCGGCGCGGGCCTCGCAGGCCGACGTCGAGGCCGAGTCGAAGATCAGGCAGGCCGAGGCGGACGCGAAGGCGTCGGTCGCGCTGGCCAAGGGCGAGGCCAAGGCGAACAAGGAGCTCCAGGAGAGCTACCGGAAGTGCCGTGCCTGCGTCGAGATCGACAAGCTGAACGCCCTCCCCGACGGCATCACCGTCTACGCTCCGGGCAACTCCGACCTCGTCGTCCCGGCGAAGTGA
- a CDS encoding GNAT family N-acetyltransferase, translating into MRHVEISGKRLRLREITIDDVDALHAVYGDPTATEHLPFDPRTREEVEETIIEAIKCSEVEPRRLYVLAVTDLDNGEAFGVARLHIEADHPHSAEIGLGLRPDHWGRGIGTDLIRLILTFGFRDLRLHRIWGARSPANTAAQLAMLVAGMVEEGRIRHHVRARGAWRDSIVHSALEDEWEGHRDV; encoded by the coding sequence ATGCGCCACGTTGAGATCTCGGGCAAGAGACTCCGGCTCAGGGAAATCACCATCGACGACGTGGACGCCCTGCATGCCGTATACGGTGACCCGACGGCCACCGAGCATCTGCCGTTCGACCCCCGCACGCGCGAGGAGGTCGAAGAAACGATCATCGAGGCGATCAAGTGCTCGGAGGTCGAGCCGCGGCGTCTCTACGTGCTGGCGGTGACCGACCTCGACAACGGCGAGGCCTTCGGCGTCGCCCGGCTGCACATCGAGGCCGACCACCCGCACAGCGCGGAGATCGGCCTCGGGCTCCGTCCCGACCACTGGGGCCGGGGCATCGGCACCGACCTGATCCGGCTGATCCTGACGTTCGGCTTCCGCGATCTGCGCCTGCACCGCATCTGGGGGGCCCGCTCCCCCGCCAACACCGCCGCCCAGCTGGCGATGCTGGTCGCCGGGATGGTCGAGGAGGGCAGGATCAGGCACCACGTACGGGCCCGCGGGGCCTGGCGCGACTCCATCGTGCACTCGGCACTGGAAGACGAATGGGAGGGCCACCGTGACGTCTGA
- a CDS encoding PH domain-containing protein produces MAQVVYDRKEQYQQIESGLMPGEQIIAVYDAIGTGTGFLGLTDRRVIVQDKSFVGKKVAITSIPYSKVSAVSVVSNKSFAGSFFSSGAIAIHVGTHTYEVEFRGDNKAHHVHNVILHFITA; encoded by the coding sequence ATGGCCCAGGTTGTGTACGACCGCAAGGAGCAGTACCAGCAGATCGAGAGCGGCCTCATGCCCGGCGAGCAGATCATCGCCGTCTACGACGCCATCGGCACGGGCACCGGTTTCCTGGGGCTCACCGACAGGCGTGTGATCGTGCAGGACAAGTCGTTCGTCGGCAAGAAGGTCGCCATCACGAGCATCCCCTACAGCAAGGTCTCCGCGGTGAGCGTGGTGAGCAACAAGTCGTTCGCGGGCTCGTTCTTCTCGTCGGGGGCCATCGCCATCCACGTGGGCACCCACACCTACGAGGTGGAGTTCCGGGGCGACAACAAGGCGCATCACGTGCACAACGTGATCCTGCATTTCATCACCGCCTAG
- the glgC gene encoding glucose-1-phosphate adenylyltransferase, giving the protein MRVLAIVLAGGEGKRLMPLTADRAKPAVPFGGIYRLVDFVLSNLANGHYLQIVVLTQYKNHSLDRHISRTWRLSAMLGNYVTPVPAQQRLGPHWFSGSADALFQNLNLIYDEMPDHVIVFGADHIYRMDPRQMVRQHIDSGAEVTVAAIRQPLSLADQFGVIETDPAGRKITAFREKPKDAVGLPDAPDQVYASMGNYVFKTQSMLDALREDALDPTSKHDLGGNIIPMMVKSGSAEVYDFADNIVPGSTERDRGYWRDVGTLDAYYEAHMDLISAHPVFNLYNSRWPIYTGHDPLPPAKFVHNDGDRVGRAIDSLVSAGAIVSGGLAERSILSPGVVLHSHSQVEDSVLMGNVKVGRGAIVRKAIIDKNVIIPDGARIGFDLEYDRSRFAVTSGGIVVIGKNEIVER; this is encoded by the coding sequence ATGAGAGTCCTCGCGATCGTGCTCGCCGGTGGAGAAGGTAAGAGGCTCATGCCTCTGACAGCTGATCGAGCGAAGCCTGCGGTGCCTTTCGGGGGGATATACCGGCTTGTCGACTTCGTACTGTCCAATCTCGCCAACGGTCACTACCTCCAGATCGTCGTGCTGACGCAGTACAAGAACCACAGTCTCGACCGGCACATCTCCCGGACATGGCGCCTGTCGGCGATGCTCGGCAACTACGTCACGCCGGTCCCGGCCCAGCAGCGCCTCGGCCCCCACTGGTTCTCGGGCTCCGCCGACGCGCTGTTCCAGAACCTGAACCTCATCTACGACGAGATGCCCGACCACGTCATCGTGTTCGGCGCCGACCACATCTACCGCATGGACCCTCGGCAGATGGTGCGGCAGCACATCGACAGCGGAGCCGAGGTGACCGTGGCCGCGATCCGGCAGCCGCTGTCGCTCGCCGACCAGTTCGGGGTCATCGAGACCGACCCGGCCGGGCGCAAGATCACGGCCTTCCGCGAGAAGCCGAAGGACGCGGTGGGCCTGCCCGACGCGCCCGACCAGGTCTACGCGTCAATGGGCAACTACGTCTTCAAGACCCAGTCGATGCTCGACGCGCTCCGGGAGGACGCGCTCGACCCGACCAGCAAGCACGACCTGGGCGGCAACATCATCCCGATGATGGTGAAGTCGGGCAGCGCGGAGGTCTACGACTTCGCCGACAACATCGTGCCCGGCTCCACCGAGCGCGACCGAGGCTACTGGCGGGACGTCGGAACGCTCGACGCCTACTACGAGGCCCACATGGACCTCATCTCGGCGCACCCGGTCTTCAACCTCTACAACAGCCGGTGGCCCATCTACACCGGCCACGATCCGCTTCCCCCGGCCAAGTTCGTGCACAACGACGGCGACCGGGTGGGCAGGGCGATCGACTCCCTGGTCTCCGCGGGCGCGATCGTCTCCGGCGGGCTGGCGGAGCGCTCCATCCTCTCCCCCGGCGTGGTGCTGCACTCCCACTCCCAGGTCGAGGACTCGGTCCTGATGGGCAACGTGAAGGTGGGCCGCGGCGCCATCGTCCGCAAGGCCATCATCGACAAGAACGTGATCATCCCGGACGGCGCCAGGATCGGCTTCGACCTGGAGTACGACCGCAGCCGCTTCGCGGTGACCAGCGGCGGCATCGTCGTCATCGGCAAGAACGAGATCGTCGAACGCTGA
- a CDS encoding VOC family protein produces MTVTLNHTIVPALDNRRAADFLAAIMNLECLPPAGMKGHFVPVRVNESLTLDFMTVESPVGHHLAFDVDPATFDAILARLKEREVRYGNHPAHHDNGRIDHPLRPRGLFFADETGNLYEVMSD; encoded by the coding sequence ATGACCGTCACGCTGAACCACACCATCGTTCCCGCGCTCGACAACCGGCGGGCGGCCGACTTCCTCGCGGCCATCATGAACCTGGAGTGCCTGCCACCCGCCGGGATGAAGGGGCACTTCGTCCCGGTCCGGGTGAACGAATCCCTCACCCTCGACTTCATGACCGTGGAATCTCCCGTGGGTCACCACCTGGCCTTCGACGTCGACCCGGCCACCTTCGACGCGATCCTCGCCCGGCTCAAGGAGCGGGAGGTGCGGTACGGCAACCACCCGGCCCATCACGACAACGGGCGGATCGACCACCCGCTCCGCCCGCGCGGCCTGTTCTTCGCGGACGAGACGGGCAACCTCTACGAGGTCATGTCCGACTGA
- the pgeF gene encoding peptidoglycan editing factor PgeF, whose translation MRITDRHGGVSADPYGSRNLGGMCGDEPDAVAANRARTAAEFGLERVVFMRQVHSADVRYVREPFGDDPPPLDGVCTDVPGLGLAALCADCAPVLLAEPGAGLVGAAHSGRVGTMSGVVTALVEEMAGRGADPARMTALIGPMACGTCYEVPAEMRDEVAVMLPEAWSITRQDTPALDLRAAITSQLGKAGVGEITHDTRCTIESADLFSHRREGTTGRFAGYVWLEP comes from the coding sequence ATGAGGATCACCGATCGTCATGGCGGCGTCAGCGCCGATCCGTACGGCAGCCGCAACCTCGGGGGCATGTGCGGCGACGAGCCGGACGCGGTCGCGGCGAACAGGGCCAGGACGGCCGCCGAGTTCGGCCTGGAGCGGGTCGTGTTCATGCGGCAGGTCCACAGCGCCGACGTCCGCTACGTCAGGGAACCGTTCGGCGACGACCCGCCGCCGCTGGACGGGGTCTGCACCGACGTGCCCGGCCTCGGCCTGGCCGCGCTCTGCGCCGACTGCGCGCCCGTCCTGCTGGCCGAGCCGGGGGCCGGACTCGTCGGTGCCGCGCACTCGGGCCGGGTCGGCACCATGTCCGGCGTGGTCACGGCCCTGGTCGAGGAGATGGCCGGGCGCGGCGCGGACCCGGCGAGGATGACCGCCCTGATCGGCCCGATGGCCTGCGGCACCTGCTACGAGGTCCCGGCCGAGATGCGTGACGAGGTCGCGGTGATGCTTCCCGAGGCGTGGTCGATCACCCGCCAGGACACCCCGGCCCTCGACCTGCGGGCCGCGATCACCTCGCAGCTGGGCAAGGCGGGCGTCGGGGAGATCACCCACGACACCCGCTGCACCATCGAGAGCGCCGACCTGTTCTCCCACCGCAGGGAGGGCACGACCGGCAGGTTCGCGGGCTACGTCTGGCTGGAGCCCTGA
- a CDS encoding TetR/AcrR family transcriptional regulator: MENQPTRRAPGMSPERRREMIVAVALPLVAEYGAAVTTGQIARAAGIGEATIFRVFTDKNELLDACMAEALRPDHVMEQLAAIPLDQPLAARLTEAADAMHAFTARIGTVIGALHAFGHVRERPAPEPSAAPREKKSESFRDTRLRETREVLAELFEPDRDSLRLPPEHLAMLFLNLVRSNGRRPPGDPELSVTDIVDVFVHGALTRPDLVPSLPPSKGSS; the protein is encoded by the coding sequence ATGGAAAATCAACCCACCCGGCGAGCGCCGGGAATGAGCCCGGAGCGGCGCCGAGAGATGATCGTGGCTGTCGCCCTCCCCCTCGTCGCCGAGTACGGTGCCGCCGTGACCACCGGCCAGATCGCCAGAGCCGCCGGGATCGGCGAGGCCACGATCTTCCGGGTGTTCACCGACAAGAACGAGCTGCTCGACGCCTGCATGGCCGAGGCACTCCGCCCGGACCACGTGATGGAACAACTCGCCGCGATCCCGCTCGACCAGCCACTGGCCGCCCGGCTGACCGAGGCGGCCGACGCCATGCATGCCTTCACGGCCCGGATCGGCACCGTGATCGGCGCCTTGCACGCCTTCGGCCATGTTCGCGAGCGCCCGGCCCCGGAGCCCTCCGCGGCCCCCCGGGAAAAGAAGTCCGAGTCGTTTCGCGACACCAGGCTCAGGGAGACCCGCGAGGTGCTGGCCGAGCTGTTCGAGCCGGATCGCGACTCCCTGCGGCTCCCCCCGGAGCATCTGGCGATGCTCTTCCTGAACCTGGTGCGCTCCAACGGCCGACGGCCACCGGGCGATCCCGAGCTGAGCGTCACCGACATCGTCGACGTGTTCGTGCACGGTGCCTTGACCCGACCCGACCTCGTCCCCAGCCTTCCCCCGTCGAAAGGCTCGTCATGA
- the glgA gene encoding glycogen synthase: MRVDLLTREYPPDVYGGAGVHVEYLARELRRLADTRVRCFGASRPEEGVAAYRVPGGLETANAALQVLGVDLEMAAGCEGADLVHSHTWYANFAGHVAKMLYGTPHVVTTHSLEPLRPWKAEQLGGGYTLSSWAERGALATADAIIAVSEGMRRDVLASYPEIPPEKVTVIHNGIDTGEYAPDRGTDVLERHGIDPSRPYVVFVGRITRQKGLVHLLHAARDFHPDAQLVLCAGAPDTPEIAAEVTALVRGLDREGVVWISEMLPRPEVIQILTHATVFVCPSVYEPMGIVNLEAMACETAVVATATGGIPEVVADGATGLLVPIDQTADGTPRDPDAFAAALAERVNRLLADPALATRMGEAGRIRAVEHFSWERIAERTMELYRRVARGETPVS; the protein is encoded by the coding sequence ATGCGAGTGGATCTACTGACCCGTGAATATCCCCCCGACGTCTACGGAGGGGCGGGAGTTCACGTCGAATACCTCGCCCGGGAGTTGCGCAGGCTCGCCGACACCCGGGTCCGCTGCTTCGGAGCGTCACGACCGGAGGAGGGCGTCGCGGCCTACCGGGTGCCCGGTGGCCTGGAGACGGCCAACGCCGCGCTGCAGGTGCTCGGGGTCGACCTGGAGATGGCGGCCGGCTGCGAGGGTGCCGACCTGGTCCACAGCCACACCTGGTACGCCAACTTCGCCGGCCACGTCGCCAAGATGCTGTACGGGACGCCCCACGTGGTGACCACGCACAGCCTGGAGCCGCTGCGGCCGTGGAAGGCCGAGCAGCTGGGCGGCGGTTACACGCTGTCATCGTGGGCCGAGCGCGGCGCGCTGGCCACCGCCGACGCGATCATCGCGGTCTCCGAGGGAATGCGCCGCGACGTGCTGGCGAGTTATCCGGAGATCCCGCCGGAGAAGGTCACGGTGATCCACAACGGGATCGACACCGGCGAGTACGCCCCCGACCGGGGCACCGACGTCCTGGAGCGGCACGGCATCGACCCGAGCAGACCGTACGTCGTCTTCGTGGGCCGCATCACCCGGCAGAAGGGCCTCGTCCACCTGCTCCACGCGGCGCGCGACTTCCACCCCGACGCCCAGCTGGTGCTCTGCGCGGGCGCGCCCGACACGCCCGAGATCGCCGCCGAGGTGACCGCGCTCGTGCGCGGGCTCGACCGCGAGGGCGTCGTCTGGATCTCGGAGATGCTTCCCCGCCCCGAGGTGATCCAGATCCTCACCCACGCGACCGTGTTCGTCTGCCCCTCCGTCTACGAGCCGATGGGCATCGTGAACCTGGAGGCCATGGCCTGCGAGACCGCCGTCGTGGCCACCGCCACCGGCGGCATCCCCGAGGTCGTGGCCGACGGCGCGACCGGCCTGCTGGTCCCGATCGACCAGACCGCCGACGGCACCCCGCGCGACCCCGACGCCTTCGCCGCCGCCCTCGCCGAGCGGGTCAACCGGCTGCTGGCCGACCCCGCCCTCGCCACCCGGATGGGTGAGGCCGGACGGATCCGCGCGGTGGAGCACTTCTCCTGGGAGCGCATCGCCGAGCGGACGATGGAGCTCTACCGGCGGGTCGCCCGCGGGGAGACGCCGGTCTCCTGA
- a CDS encoding MFS transporter, with translation MASSQTRRVIVAGLVGTSLEWYDFFLYGSAAALVFNKLFFPTFEPLTGTLLAFLTYAIGFVARPLGGIVFGHFGDRVGRKNVLVVTLLLMGVATFLIGLLPGYATIGVAAPLLLVTLRFVQGLGLGGEWGGAVLMSIEHGDPRRRGFNASWPQVGVPAGNLLAAGVLGVMSATLPEEAFLSWGWRVPFLLSGALVVVGLWIRLRIVESPLFAQVERAGAKARMPLVEVLRTHPRALVSAGFARIGVDVAFYIFVTYVLAYVTGPLGLERGVALNAVLIGSAFQLFLIPLFGALSDRVGRRPVYLAGVIGAAVWVFAFFPLLDTRSFPVIALASVVALACHAAMYGPQAAFIAELFSTRLRYSGASMGYQVAGIFGGALAPIIALWLFDRFGGTLAISLYVVAALAVTTVGLAMAPGTRDDDLPGTLDGAAAGDITGDAGDAEYIAGSARDGDPGTRTGTASRDA, from the coding sequence ATGGCAAGCTCCCAGACCAGGCGGGTCATTGTGGCCGGGCTGGTCGGCACCTCCCTGGAGTGGTACGACTTCTTCCTCTACGGTTCGGCCGCCGCGCTGGTCTTCAACAAGCTCTTCTTCCCCACCTTCGAACCGCTGACCGGCACGCTGCTGGCGTTCCTCACCTACGCGATCGGGTTCGTCGCGCGGCCGCTCGGCGGCATCGTGTTCGGCCACTTCGGCGACCGGGTCGGCCGCAAGAACGTGCTGGTGGTGACTCTGCTGCTGATGGGCGTCGCCACCTTCCTGATCGGCCTGCTGCCCGGCTACGCCACCATCGGCGTGGCCGCCCCGCTGCTGCTCGTCACCCTGCGCTTCGTGCAGGGGCTCGGCCTGGGCGGCGAGTGGGGCGGGGCCGTGCTGATGTCCATCGAGCACGGCGACCCCCGCCGGCGCGGGTTCAACGCGAGCTGGCCGCAGGTCGGCGTGCCCGCGGGAAACCTGCTGGCGGCGGGCGTGCTCGGGGTCATGTCCGCGACGCTTCCCGAGGAGGCGTTCCTGTCGTGGGGATGGCGGGTGCCGTTCCTGCTGTCGGGCGCGCTGGTGGTCGTGGGTCTGTGGATCCGCCTGCGGATCGTGGAGTCGCCGCTGTTCGCCCAGGTCGAGCGGGCGGGCGCGAAGGCGCGGATGCCGCTGGTGGAGGTGCTGCGCACGCACCCGCGCGCACTGGTCTCCGCGGGCTTCGCGCGCATCGGTGTGGATGTCGCCTTCTACATCTTCGTGACCTACGTCCTGGCCTACGTCACCGGTCCCCTCGGGCTCGAACGCGGGGTCGCGCTGAACGCGGTGCTGATCGGCTCCGCCTTCCAGCTCTTCCTGATCCCGCTGTTCGGCGCACTGTCGGACAGGGTCGGCCGCCGCCCGGTCTATCTGGCGGGCGTGATCGGGGCCGCGGTCTGGGTGTTCGCCTTCTTCCCCCTGCTCGACACCAGGTCCTTCCCGGTGATCGCGCTGGCCTCGGTCGTGGCGCTGGCCTGCCACGCCGCGATGTACGGGCCCCAGGCGGCCTTCATCGCCGAGTTGTTCAGCACCCGCCTGCGCTACAGCGGCGCCTCCATGGGCTACCAGGTCGCCGGGATCTTCGGGGGCGCCCTCGCCCCGATCATCGCGCTGTGGCTGTTCGACCGGTTCGGCGGCACCCTCGCCATCTCGCTCTACGTGGTCGCCGCGCTGGCCGTCACCACGGTGGGCCTGGCCATGGCTCCCGGGACGCGTGACGACGACCTCCCCGGCACTCTCGACGGCGCCGCCGCCGGAGACATCACCGGAGACGCCGGAGACGCCGAATACATCGCCGGAAGCGCCCGTGACGGCGACCCGGGAACGCGCACGGGGACCGCTTCCCGGGACGCCTGA
- a CDS encoding sirohydrochlorin chelatase produces MSESPILPVRGRPVRPSGRHRRPVPSQLPPEAPALVLAALGDASGTAAELAALIRGDNPQIQVRLAALGEDGKELTSELEAAARERPEDATAAIVVPLLTGPHPVADRLISAAVASSKVSVTVTDPLGPHPLLAEALHIRLSERSLARADRMRLLNVSSPVDAVILATVGGEGAAAEAQPTAVLLASRLTLPVLVASLDSAPAVADAAGRLRDIGAQRIALSPCLLGPEAPPGLASAAAEEVGAECADVLGAHDLIADLAARAYGSVLSAD; encoded by the coding sequence GTGAGCGAGAGTCCCATCCTCCCCGTACGAGGGCGCCCGGTGCGGCCCTCCGGAAGGCACCGCAGGCCGGTGCCCTCCCAGCTCCCGCCCGAGGCACCAGCACTGGTGCTGGCCGCGCTCGGCGACGCCTCCGGCACAGCCGCGGAGCTCGCGGCCCTCATCCGGGGGGACAATCCACAGATCCAGGTCCGCCTGGCCGCGCTCGGCGAGGACGGCAAGGAGCTGACCTCCGAGCTGGAGGCGGCGGCCAGGGAACGCCCCGAGGACGCCACGGCCGCCATCGTGGTGCCGCTGCTGACCGGCCCGCACCCGGTCGCCGACCGGCTGATCTCCGCGGCGGTCGCCTCCAGCAAGGTCTCGGTGACGGTCACCGACCCCCTGGGGCCGCACCCGCTGCTCGCCGAGGCTTTGCACATCCGCCTGTCGGAGAGAAGCCTGGCGCGGGCCGACCGGATGCGGCTGCTCAACGTCTCCAGCCCGGTCGACGCGGTCATCCTCGCCACCGTCGGCGGCGAGGGCGCGGCGGCGGAGGCGCAGCCGACGGCGGTGCTGCTGGCCTCGCGGCTGACCCTGCCCGTCCTGGTCGCCTCCCTCGACAGCGCGCCCGCCGTGGCCGACGCGGCCGGTCGGCTTCGCGACATCGGCGCCCAGCGCATCGCCCTGTCCCCCTGTCTCCTGGGCCCGGAGGCGCCCCCCGGGCTCGCGAGCGCGGCGGCAGAGGAGGTCGGGGCCGAGTGCGCCGACGTTCTCGGCGCGCACGATCTGATCGCGGACCTGGCCGCCCGCGCCTACGGGAGCGTTCTGTCGGCGGATTGA
- a CDS encoding mechanosensitive ion channel family protein, whose amino-acid sequence MSGWIMLIVSVVAAVVAVEVVRRVLRSRLIGEKWVLAGPLVRRCTWPGFATAAVVTAYTAYEPEMALSSVGRLVYRGLSLAMIGCVTWLVIQAAFAVTDVVLERLITVEGEGNRRARRIRTQITLVRRVASAVIIVVALGAMLFTFPQVQALGAGLLASAGIAGVVVGIAAQSTLGNMLAGLQLAFSDALRLDDVVVVKGEWGRIEELSLTYVVLRLWDERRLVLPVSYFTANPFENWTRHSSRVIGHVIFIVDWSVPVEELRTELYRALREHPLWDQKDWTLQVTDTLPNGLLELRALMSAADSASAWDLKCDIREHMVTFVRDRYPEALPRFRVETPPPSATVPGTLTGLMGAGLISRGLGGDPGERDGSAERDGDQPDPV is encoded by the coding sequence GTGTCCGGCTGGATCATGCTGATCGTTTCCGTTGTCGCCGCCGTCGTGGCGGTGGAGGTGGTGCGACGGGTGCTGCGCTCGCGACTGATCGGTGAGAAATGGGTTCTCGCCGGTCCGCTCGTGCGCCGCTGCACCTGGCCGGGGTTCGCCACGGCCGCCGTCGTGACGGCCTACACCGCCTACGAGCCCGAGATGGCGCTGAGCTCGGTCGGCCGGCTGGTCTATCGCGGTCTCAGCCTGGCGATGATCGGGTGCGTCACCTGGCTGGTCATCCAGGCCGCCTTCGCGGTCACCGACGTGGTGCTGGAACGGCTGATCACCGTCGAGGGCGAGGGCAACCGCAGGGCCCGGCGCATCCGTACCCAGATCACCCTGGTCCGCCGGGTCGCCTCGGCGGTGATCATCGTGGTGGCGCTGGGCGCGATGCTCTTCACCTTCCCGCAGGTCCAGGCGCTCGGGGCCGGACTTCTGGCCTCGGCCGGGATCGCCGGTGTCGTCGTCGGTATCGCCGCCCAGTCGACCCTGGGCAACATGCTCGCCGGGCTCCAGCTGGCCTTCAGCGACGCGCTCCGCCTGGACGACGTCGTCGTGGTGAAGGGGGAATGGGGCCGGATCGAGGAGCTCAGCCTGACCTACGTGGTGCTGCGGCTGTGGGACGAGCGACGGCTCGTCCTGCCGGTCTCCTACTTCACGGCCAACCCGTTCGAGAACTGGACCCGGCACAGCAGTCGGGTGATCGGCCACGTGATCTTCATCGTCGACTGGTCGGTGCCGGTGGAGGAGCTGCGCACCGAGCTCTACCGGGCCCTGCGCGAGCACCCGCTCTGGGACCAGAAGGACTGGACCCTCCAGGTCACCGACACCCTTCCCAACGGGCTGCTGGAGCTACGCGCCCTGATGAGCGCCGCCGACTCGGCCAGCGCCTGGGATCTCAAGTGCGACATCCGCGAGCACATGGTGACCTTCGTCCGCGACAGGTATCCCGAGGCGCTGCCCCGCTTCCGGGTCGAGACCCCGCCCCCCTCCGCGACCGTTCCCGGGACGCTCACCGGGCTGATGGGCGCGGGCCTGATCTCGCGGGGCCTGGGCGGGGACCCCGGTGAGCGGGACGGTTCCGCCGAGCGGGACGGCGACCAGCCGGACCCGGTCTGA
- a CDS encoding nitroreductase family deazaflavin-dependent oxidoreductase, producing MLFGKEHVERYQATDGAEGHEWQGTTALLLTTIGRRSGEPRTSPLIYQRHGDDLLVVASKGGSDEPPLWYLNLQENPEVEVQVLGDRFRARARTATPEEKPEMWSIMTAAWPAYDEYTKKTTREIPVVVLERVTS from the coding sequence ATGTTGTTCGGAAAAGAGCACGTCGAGAGATATCAGGCGACCGACGGCGCCGAAGGACACGAGTGGCAGGGCACCACCGCCCTGCTGCTCACCACCATCGGCCGCAGGTCCGGCGAGCCGCGGACCAGCCCGCTCATCTACCAGCGCCACGGCGACGACCTTCTCGTCGTGGCCTCCAAGGGAGGCTCCGACGAGCCGCCGCTGTGGTACCTCAACCTCCAGGAGAACCCCGAGGTCGAGGTGCAGGTGCTGGGTGACCGGTTCAGGGCCAGGGCCCGCACCGCCACGCCCGAGGAGAAGCCGGAGATGTGGTCGATCATGACCGCGGCCTGGCCCGCCTACGACGAGTACACGAAGAAGACCACCCGGGAGATCCCCGTGGTCGTGCTGGAGCGCGTCACGTCATGA